The following are from one region of the Stanieria cyanosphaera PCC 7437 genome:
- a CDS encoding cupin domain-containing protein: MNQRCMIPVIKTPKDYRAYRISPDDTNRLAIIFDSTSAGDSLTVCVEIFDPGGKTPPHRHNFAVEMFFILKGQGIAVCDGKEVPLNPGDSILMPKTGIHFIKNTGTERLYALCMMVPNEDFSELILSGMPTELDEQDLQVITRIDSLIPC, translated from the coding sequence ATGAATCAACGTTGCATGATCCCAGTTATTAAAACTCCCAAAGACTATCGAGCTTATCGCATTAGTCCTGATGATACCAATCGCCTAGCAATTATTTTTGATTCAACGAGCGCAGGCGATTCTTTGACTGTTTGTGTAGAAATCTTCGATCCTGGAGGAAAAACACCTCCCCACCGCCATAATTTTGCCGTAGAAATGTTTTTTATCTTAAAAGGGCAAGGAATTGCAGTTTGTGATGGCAAAGAAGTTCCCTTAAACCCAGGGGATAGTATTTTAATGCCCAAAACAGGAATACATTTTATTAAAAACACAGGTACTGAAAGATTATATGCCCTTTGTATGATGGTACCGAACGAAGATTTTTCTGAACTAATTCTAAGTGGTATGCCAACGGAATTAGACGAACAAGACTTACAAGTCATTACTCGCATAGACTCTTTAATTCCTTGTTGA